The Propionibacterium freudenreichii subsp. freudenreichii genome contains a region encoding:
- the rplM gene encoding 50S ribosomal protein L13 has product MSTYSPKPGDITRTWHVIDAEDVVLGHLAVAAATLLRGKHKPTYAPHMDTGDFVVIVNASKIAISGNKREGSLRHRHSGRPGGLHTTSIGELLDSDPRKAVELAVWGMMPKNKLSRQQMSKLKVYAGPDNPHKAQNPEPYEIKQVAQ; this is encoded by the coding sequence GTGTCAACCTACAGCCCGAAGCCTGGCGACATCACCAGGACCTGGCATGTCATCGATGCCGAGGATGTCGTGCTCGGACATCTCGCCGTGGCCGCTGCCACTCTGCTGCGCGGCAAGCACAAGCCGACGTATGCGCCTCATATGGATACCGGCGATTTCGTCGTCATCGTGAATGCCTCGAAGATCGCCATCAGTGGCAACAAGCGCGAGGGTTCCCTGCGCCACCGCCACTCCGGCCGTCCCGGTGGCCTGCACACGACCTCGATCGGTGAGCTGCTCGACAGCGATCCGCGCAAGGCCGTCGAGCTCGCCGTGTGGGGCATGATGCCGAAGAACAAGCTGAGCCGTCAGCAGATGTCGAAGCTGAAGGTTTACGCCGGGCCTGATAACCCGCACAAGGCTCAGAATCCTGAGCCCTACGAAATCAAGCAGGTTGCGCAGTGA
- a CDS encoding YccF domain-containing protein: MPKPLATLLNVIWLVLGGVWLALGYVVAGVIGCVLIVTIPAGIASLRMARYVLWPFGRTVVPKPGAGAGTAAMNVIWMIVAGWWLALLHIISALAQAVTIVGIANAVVSLKMIPISVMPFGKQIVSTTSNR; encoded by the coding sequence ATGCCCAAACCACTGGCCACACTGCTCAATGTCATCTGGCTCGTCCTGGGCGGCGTCTGGCTCGCGCTGGGATATGTGGTGGCCGGGGTGATCGGTTGCGTGCTCATCGTCACCATTCCCGCCGGCATCGCATCCTTGCGCATGGCCCGCTATGTGCTGTGGCCCTTCGGGCGCACCGTCGTGCCCAAGCCGGGTGCCGGTGCGGGCACCGCCGCGATGAACGTCATCTGGATGATCGTCGCCGGCTGGTGGCTCGCCCTGCTGCACATCATCAGTGCCCTGGCCCAGGCCGTCACGATCGTGGGCATCGCCAACGCGGTGGTGTCCCTCAAGATGATCCCGATCAGCGTGATGCCCTTCGGCAAGCAGATCGTCAGCACGACCTCGAACCGCTGA
- a CDS encoding ABC transporter ATP-binding protein yields MIEFRDVSFTYTGASDPVLHDVSFQIPEGDLCLLVGRTGTGKSTLLRSINGLVPWFDGGRLTGTVQVDTMVTSQHRPRDLARVVGSVGQNPLAGFVTDKVEDEIAYGMEQLGVAQPAMRRRVEDTLDLMGIADLRHRPLADLSGGQQQRVAIAAVLAAQPRVVVLDEPTSALDPTAAQDVLSSITTLVHEVGLTVVVAEHRLERVMAFADSVAWLPGDGSVQVGPAGDVLARADVRPPLVGLAQALGWSTVPLTVRDARRRVKAEHIVLTDPPQAPAPDGPVVLTATKLVVDYGETRAVNAVTTAFRAGEITALMGRNGAGKSSLMWAMQGAVASSGTLEVAGADPRTVSVEKARELVTLVPQTAADLLYLPSVGDECRQADKESGRDEGTTAGLLSELGVALDMGRDPHDLSEGQRLALVLAIQLSSRPRVVLLDEPTRGLDYTTKAHLATMVRTLASRGVCIVVATHDVEFAAASTDRTIVMAEGDIIADDTTREACTASPTFSPQLAKVFWPQPILTVADVRRGRRQQADGAIRP; encoded by the coding sequence ATGATCGAATTCCGCGATGTCAGTTTCACCTACACCGGCGCCAGCGATCCGGTGCTGCACGATGTCAGCTTCCAGATCCCCGAGGGCGACCTGTGCCTGCTGGTGGGACGCACCGGCACCGGCAAGTCAACGTTGCTGCGCTCGATCAACGGCCTGGTTCCCTGGTTCGACGGCGGCCGCCTGACCGGCACGGTGCAGGTCGACACGATGGTCACCAGCCAACACCGCCCCCGCGACCTGGCGCGCGTGGTGGGAAGCGTCGGCCAAAACCCACTGGCCGGTTTCGTCACCGACAAGGTTGAGGACGAGATCGCCTACGGGATGGAACAGTTGGGGGTGGCCCAGCCGGCCATGCGACGTCGGGTGGAGGACACACTCGACCTGATGGGCATCGCGGACCTGCGTCATCGGCCCCTGGCCGACCTGTCCGGCGGCCAACAGCAGCGCGTGGCGATCGCCGCGGTGTTGGCGGCCCAGCCGCGCGTGGTGGTCCTCGACGAACCGACCAGTGCGCTGGATCCCACGGCCGCCCAGGATGTGTTGTCGTCCATCACCACCCTGGTGCACGAGGTGGGGCTGACCGTCGTGGTGGCCGAGCACCGTCTGGAACGCGTCATGGCCTTCGCCGACTCGGTGGCATGGCTGCCCGGTGACGGGTCGGTGCAGGTGGGCCCCGCCGGAGACGTCCTGGCCCGCGCCGATGTACGTCCGCCCCTGGTGGGCCTGGCACAGGCGCTGGGTTGGAGCACCGTGCCGCTCACCGTGCGCGATGCGCGCCGACGCGTCAAGGCCGAGCACATCGTGCTCACCGACCCACCGCAGGCACCCGCGCCTGACGGGCCCGTGGTGCTGACCGCCACCAAGCTGGTCGTCGACTACGGCGAGACGCGGGCGGTCAATGCGGTGACCACGGCTTTCCGCGCCGGTGAGATCACCGCCCTGATGGGACGCAATGGTGCTGGCAAGAGCTCGCTGATGTGGGCGATGCAGGGGGCCGTCGCGAGTTCCGGCACCCTGGAGGTGGCCGGAGCCGATCCCCGCACTGTCAGCGTCGAGAAGGCCCGTGAACTGGTCACCCTGGTGCCGCAGACGGCGGCGGACCTGCTCTACCTGCCCAGCGTGGGCGATGAATGCCGCCAGGCCGACAAGGAGAGCGGCCGCGACGAGGGCACCACTGCCGGCCTGCTGTCCGAGCTGGGCGTGGCACTGGACATGGGCCGCGACCCGCACGACCTGTCCGAGGGACAGCGCCTGGCGCTGGTGTTGGCGATCCAACTGTCCTCGCGGCCGCGGGTGGTGCTGCTGGACGAACCCACGCGCGGCCTGGACTACACGACGAAGGCCCACCTGGCCACGATGGTGCGCACCCTGGCCTCCCGCGGTGTGTGCATCGTGGTGGCCACCCACGATGTCGAGTTCGCCGCCGCCAGCACCGACCGCACGATCGTGATGGCCGAGGGCGACATCATCGCCGACGACACCACCCGCGAGGCATGCACCGCCTCCCCGACCTTCTCCCCGCAGCTGGCCAAGGTGTTCTGGCCGCAGCCGATCCTGACGGTGGCCGATGTGCGTCGTGGACGCCGTCAGCAGGCAGACGGGGCGATACGGCCATGA
- a CDS encoding ECF transporter S component translates to MPLEPRKRLSARTSVMLAVTAVLGLVAFCWPLFVRPGAVLGSDSSGRTATPFVMGAIMAVVLALLIAELSNEDLDVKALAMLGVLAAVGTAVRPVSAGTAGIETVFVLLILAGRVFGPSFGFMLGILTMFSSALLTGGVGTWLPYQMLGAGFVGLLPGLLPRRRPRPGSVGEIVVLCLYGFVAGFGYGYLLDFAFWPFTTGLGMGAPGFDPEASPWRNLHTFFVLDTVTSAGWNMGRALTNAVLIALLGRPLMRILRRTSRQARFD, encoded by the coding sequence ATGCCCCTGGAGCCACGCAAGCGGCTGTCCGCCCGCACCTCGGTGATGCTCGCCGTCACCGCCGTGCTGGGGTTGGTGGCCTTCTGCTGGCCGCTGTTCGTGCGTCCCGGAGCCGTGTTGGGCTCCGACTCCTCCGGACGCACCGCCACCCCCTTCGTGATGGGCGCCATCATGGCCGTGGTGCTGGCCCTGCTGATTGCCGAGCTGTCCAATGAGGACCTGGACGTGAAGGCCCTGGCGATGCTGGGCGTGCTGGCCGCCGTGGGCACTGCGGTGCGGCCGGTGAGCGCGGGCACCGCCGGCATCGAAACCGTCTTCGTGCTCCTGATCCTGGCCGGGCGCGTCTTCGGCCCGAGCTTCGGATTCATGCTGGGCATCCTCACGATGTTCTCCTCGGCGCTCCTGACCGGCGGGGTGGGCACCTGGTTGCCCTATCAGATGCTCGGGGCCGGTTTCGTGGGGCTGCTGCCCGGCCTGTTGCCCCGCCGCCGGCCGCGTCCCGGGTCGGTCGGTGAGATCGTGGTGCTGTGCCTCTACGGCTTCGTCGCCGGTTTCGGCTACGGATATCTGCTGGACTTCGCGTTCTGGCCCTTCACCACCGGCCTGGGCATGGGCGCACCCGGCTTCGATCCCGAGGCAAGTCCCTGGCGCAACCTGCACACCTTCTTCGTGCTCGACACGGTCACCTCGGCCGGCTGGAACATGGGCCGTGCCCTGACCAATGCCGTACTCATCGCCCTGTTGGGCAGACCCCTGATGCGCATCCTGCGGCGCACCTCGCGCCAGGCCCGGTTCGACTAG
- the trmB gene encoding tRNA (guanosine(46)-N7)-methyltransferase TrmB, with protein MSDNARVHHAMADGSAGGRFGPGGTSSDPSGTSHSSVDPINGRRGVVSFVRRSPRMNESQRQALASHSSEYLVEVPHDRLSTSVRHGATMSWPQVFGRQAPLVAEIGSGVGDSLVAMAGARPSDNVIAFEVYLTAVASTMGKLARADVHNVRLVVADGGEGLRELVRPGELSELWTFFPDPWPKKRHHKRRLVQPGFAALVADRLAPGGLWRLATDWADYADQMREVLDAEPGLTNVYSDRPGGWAPRPDRPFTRFEKRGLDAGREVRDLAYRRVHPEGDGENG; from the coding sequence GTGTCGGACAACGCGCGCGTGCACCATGCCATGGCAGACGGCTCTGCTGGCGGCCGGTTCGGCCCCGGTGGAACCAGCTCCGACCCCTCCGGCACCAGTCACTCAAGCGTCGATCCCATCAATGGGCGCCGCGGCGTGGTCTCCTTCGTACGACGCAGCCCGCGGATGAACGAATCCCAGCGCCAGGCCCTGGCCAGCCACAGCAGCGAATACCTGGTGGAGGTGCCCCACGACCGGCTGTCCACCTCGGTGCGCCACGGCGCCACCATGAGCTGGCCGCAGGTCTTCGGGCGACAAGCTCCCCTGGTCGCCGAGATCGGCTCGGGGGTCGGTGACTCCTTGGTGGCCATGGCGGGTGCCCGCCCCAGTGACAATGTGATCGCCTTCGAGGTGTACCTGACCGCCGTCGCCTCGACGATGGGCAAGCTCGCCCGCGCCGATGTGCACAATGTGCGCTTGGTCGTCGCCGATGGTGGCGAGGGCCTGCGCGAACTGGTCCGGCCCGGTGAGCTGAGCGAATTGTGGACCTTTTTCCCCGATCCGTGGCCGAAGAAGCGCCACCACAAGCGACGCCTGGTGCAGCCGGGCTTCGCGGCGCTGGTGGCCGACCGGCTGGCACCCGGGGGGTTGTGGCGACTGGCCACCGACTGGGCCGACTATGCCGACCAGATGCGTGAGGTGCTCGACGCCGAGCCCGGCTTGACCAATGTCTACTCTGATCGTCCCGGCGGCTGGGCGCCACGCCCGGACCGCCCCTTCACCCGCTTCGAGAAGCGTGGGCTGGACGCCGGGCGCGAGGTGCGCGATCTGGCCTACCGTCGCGTCCACCCCGAGGGGGATGGCGAGAATGGGTGA
- a CDS encoding energy-coupling factor transporter transmembrane component T produces MSRLLPRLAAPVVAAPASVHRMARRSTHPWAWWCWAIGAAAAVSLTHNLALIVLVCAAVITVVMVRRSDAPWARAMGLYITLALVIVTIRMLFQITIGGIRYGRVLFTLPQLQLPGWMAGIRLGGPVTLEGLVYTAADAGRLGAMIICLGAANALANPKRALRSVPSALYEVSTALVIAMSVAPQLVESLLRIRRARRLRGGTVRGLRGLGALIIPVLQDSIERSMSLAASMESRGYGSTRDKARVGRGAGFAMLASLALLCFGAFSLLSLANGAALGISTLGAGVVAAVIALRSSGRQLAVTHYRPDPWRARESITALCGLAVIGITVQLGIIAPKVLTPPAQPATWPALDPLMIVIIGLILAPIAATTTPPAGEA; encoded by the coding sequence GTGAGCAGGCTCCTGCCGCGGCTTGCGGCACCGGTGGTCGCCGCCCCGGCCAGCGTCCACCGCATGGCGCGTCGCAGCACCCACCCCTGGGCATGGTGGTGCTGGGCGATCGGTGCCGCCGCGGCAGTGAGCCTCACCCACAACCTGGCGCTCATCGTGCTGGTCTGCGCCGCCGTGATCACGGTGGTGATGGTGCGCCGCAGCGACGCGCCGTGGGCCCGCGCCATGGGCCTCTACATCACCCTGGCGCTGGTGATCGTCACCATCCGAATGCTCTTCCAGATCACCATCGGTGGCATCCGGTACGGCAGGGTGCTCTTCACGCTGCCCCAGCTGCAATTGCCCGGCTGGATGGCCGGCATCAGGCTGGGCGGCCCGGTGACGCTGGAGGGCCTGGTGTACACCGCCGCCGATGCGGGACGGCTCGGCGCCATGATCATCTGCCTGGGTGCGGCGAATGCACTGGCGAATCCCAAGAGGGCCCTGCGTTCGGTGCCCTCCGCGCTCTATGAGGTGTCCACGGCGCTGGTGATCGCCATGTCGGTGGCACCCCAACTGGTCGAGTCGCTGCTGCGCATCCGCCGGGCACGTCGGCTACGCGGTGGCACCGTGCGGGGGCTACGTGGCCTGGGCGCGCTCATCATCCCCGTGCTGCAGGACTCCATCGAACGCTCGATGAGCCTGGCCGCGTCCATGGAATCGCGCGGCTACGGCTCCACCCGCGACAAGGCCCGCGTGGGACGGGGCGCCGGATTCGCGATGCTCGCCTCCCTGGCGTTGCTGTGTTTCGGTGCCTTCTCGCTACTGTCGCTGGCCAACGGCGCGGCGCTGGGCATTTCGACGCTCGGCGCCGGAGTGGTGGCCGCCGTGATCGCGTTGCGCTCGTCGGGCCGGCAACTCGCGGTCACCCACTACCGCCCCGACCCCTGGCGGGCCCGTGAATCCATCACGGCCCTGTGTGGCCTGGCCGTGATCGGCATCACGGTGCAGCTCGGCATCATCGCGCCGAAGGTGCTCACCCCGCCGGCCCAGCCCGCCACCTGGCCGGCCCTTGACCCTCTGATGATCGTGATCATCGGGCTGATCCTGGCCCCGATTGCGGCCACCACCACTCCCCCGGCAGGCGAGGCATGA
- a CDS encoding class I SAM-dependent methyltransferase produces MDIRHDEEPQMTQYFVNPEGPAKYHQLHATIWGHDYEFRSSNGVFSQYRLDLGTSVLLRTLDPPADRPARFLDLGCGFGPIAVALATECPRARVDAIDVNERAVELTAMNAKALGVASRVSASAPDQVPADVRYDEIWSNPPIRIGKAALHELLDTWLNRLTEDGVAHLVVAHNLGSDSLAKWLTGQGWQVDRLGSAKGYRVFDVTRRH; encoded by the coding sequence ATGGACATCCGCCACGATGAGGAGCCACAGATGACCCAGTACTTCGTCAACCCCGAGGGCCCGGCCAAGTACCACCAGCTGCACGCCACCATCTGGGGACATGACTACGAGTTCCGCAGCTCCAATGGCGTCTTCAGCCAGTACCGCCTGGACCTGGGCACCTCGGTGCTGCTGCGCACCCTGGATCCGCCGGCGGACCGTCCGGCGCGCTTCCTCGATCTCGGCTGCGGCTTCGGACCGATCGCCGTCGCCCTTGCCACCGAGTGCCCCCGGGCCCGGGTGGACGCCATCGACGTGAACGAGCGTGCGGTGGAACTCACCGCCATGAACGCGAAGGCCCTGGGGGTGGCGAGTCGGGTGAGCGCGTCGGCCCCCGATCAGGTGCCCGCCGACGTGCGCTACGACGAAATCTGGTCGAACCCGCCGATCCGCATCGGCAAGGCCGCGCTGCACGAGCTGTTGGACACCTGGCTGAACCGCCTCACCGAGGATGGTGTCGCCCACCTGGTGGTGGCCCACAACCTCGGCTCGGACTCGCTGGCGAAATGGCTGACCGGCCAGGGCTGGCAGGTCGATCGCCTCGGCTCAGCGAAGGGCTATCGGGTGTTCGACGTCACGCGCCGGCACTGA
- a CDS encoding elongation factor G-like protein EF-G2, whose product MRTVSSPTDLRNVVLVGSAGSGKTTLFENLLRARIPGYRGERDDAERASALTLATIGNHNDTAGSDVVINLLDAPGHPDFYGDLRAGLRAADGAVFVVSAADGADPITAALWAECAEVNKPRAIVVTKLDTDKADFFATTELIHEAFGAGTHPAYLPLLREEGGEVIGNISLLTGHVHDYSSGQRVTRDTTPLERAEMDAFRADYVESIITESEDEDLLERYFNGDDLETGKVVEALFRTLYHGTFFPVIPVLMDGIGVEELLGMIHRGFPMPNRRVLPAITTAGNDLVEPELGDPAGPLVAQVIRTVADPYAGRLSMVRIYSGTLRTDATVHVAGHREAMTGRALDHHPDHDDEERVGQITVPVGTDTAVQDAAIAGQIVYVARMAHAQTSDTLSDTDAPMVVEPWPLPRPLLPLALHATSRNDDDKLSNALQRLLVEDPTVSVERDPATDQLVLWTMGQAHLDLLLARLTGRYGVNVEREEIKIPLRETFIAETVGHGRHVKQSGGHGQYALANVRIEPGERGSGFVFAEEVVGGSVPRQFIPSVEKGVRTQLDRGVLSGYPVVDVKVTLTDGKAHSVDSSDMAFQAAGAAALRDAASAETVALLEPFDEVTVVCGNEYVGAVMTDLGSRRGRVTGQHGGDDGRTTVTALVPASELTRYAIDLRGLSHGTGRFEREPAGYELMPPELAQQVLDERG is encoded by the coding sequence ATGAGAACCGTTTCCTCCCCCACCGACCTGCGCAATGTGGTGCTCGTCGGCTCCGCAGGGTCGGGCAAGACCACCCTGTTCGAGAACCTCCTGCGGGCCCGCATACCGGGCTATCGCGGCGAACGTGACGATGCCGAGCGCGCCTCGGCCCTGACGCTTGCCACGATCGGCAACCACAATGACACCGCCGGCTCCGATGTGGTGATCAACCTGCTGGACGCCCCCGGCCATCCCGACTTCTACGGCGACCTGCGTGCCGGGTTGAGGGCCGCCGATGGGGCCGTGTTCGTGGTGAGTGCCGCCGATGGCGCCGACCCCATCACGGCCGCCCTGTGGGCCGAGTGTGCCGAGGTGAACAAGCCGCGGGCGATCGTGGTGACCAAGCTCGACACCGACAAGGCCGACTTCTTCGCCACCACCGAGCTCATCCACGAGGCCTTCGGTGCCGGCACGCATCCGGCATACCTGCCCCTGCTGCGCGAGGAGGGCGGCGAGGTGATCGGCAACATCAGCCTGCTCACCGGCCATGTGCACGACTATTCGTCCGGCCAGCGCGTCACCCGCGACACCACCCCACTGGAACGCGCGGAGATGGATGCCTTCCGCGCCGACTACGTCGAGAGCATCATCACCGAGTCCGAGGATGAGGACCTGCTGGAGCGCTACTTCAACGGCGACGACCTCGAGACCGGCAAGGTCGTGGAGGCGCTGTTCCGGACGCTCTACCACGGCACCTTCTTCCCGGTGATCCCCGTGCTGATGGACGGCATCGGCGTGGAGGAACTGCTCGGCATGATCCATCGCGGCTTCCCGATGCCCAACCGTCGCGTGCTGCCCGCGATCACCACGGCCGGCAACGACCTGGTGGAACCCGAACTGGGCGATCCCGCCGGACCGCTCGTGGCGCAGGTGATCCGCACGGTGGCCGACCCCTACGCCGGGCGCCTGTCGATGGTGCGCATCTATTCGGGCACCCTGCGCACCGATGCCACGGTGCACGTGGCCGGGCACCGTGAGGCGATGACCGGCCGCGCCCTGGATCACCATCCCGACCACGATGACGAGGAGCGCGTCGGCCAGATCACCGTGCCGGTGGGCACCGACACCGCCGTGCAGGATGCCGCCATCGCCGGCCAGATCGTCTATGTGGCCCGGATGGCGCACGCGCAGACCTCCGACACGCTGTCGGACACCGACGCCCCCATGGTGGTGGAGCCCTGGCCGCTGCCCCGCCCCCTGTTGCCCCTGGCGCTGCATGCCACCAGCCGCAACGACGACGACAAGTTGTCCAATGCCCTGCAGCGACTGCTGGTGGAGGACCCCACCGTGAGCGTGGAACGGGACCCCGCCACCGACCAGCTGGTGCTGTGGACGATGGGCCAGGCCCACCTCGACCTGCTGCTGGCCCGCCTGACCGGCCGCTACGGCGTCAACGTCGAGCGCGAGGAGATCAAGATCCCCCTGCGCGAGACCTTCATCGCCGAGACGGTGGGCCATGGACGCCATGTGAAGCAGTCCGGCGGGCATGGGCAGTACGCCCTGGCGAACGTCCGCATCGAACCCGGTGAGCGCGGCTCGGGCTTCGTCTTCGCCGAGGAGGTGGTGGGTGGCTCGGTGCCCAGGCAGTTCATCCCGTCGGTCGAGAAGGGCGTGCGCACCCAGCTGGATCGCGGCGTGCTCAGCGGATACCCCGTGGTGGACGTGAAGGTCACCCTCACCGACGGCAAGGCGCATTCGGTGGACTCCTCCGACATGGCCTTCCAGGCGGCCGGGGCCGCGGCGCTGCGTGATGCGGCCAGCGCGGAGACGGTGGCGCTGCTGGAGCCCTTCGACGAGGTCACCGTGGTCTGCGGCAACGAATACGTCGGCGCGGTGATGACTGACCTCGGCTCACGGCGCGGACGCGTGACCGGCCAGCACGGCGGTGACGACGGGCGCACCACCGTGACGGCACTGGTACCCGCCAGCGAGCTGACCCGCTATGCCATTGACCTGCGGGGCCTTTCGCACGGCACCGGACGCTTCGAACGCGAGCCGGCCGGCTATGAACTGATGCCGCCCGAGCTGGCGCAGCAGGTGCTGGACGAGCGGGGCTGA
- the rpsI gene encoding 30S ribosomal protein S9 yields the protein MSQTTNDDVETGTTPFTDENNREIAYRADSTGAAPNASTSRSAVIAPGIGLGRRKEAVARVRLTPGTGKYTVNGKTLEAYFPNKLHQQLINEPFVVSGSADAYDVVARIVGGGISGQAGALRLGIARALNQIDEEVNRPGLKKAGLLTRDSRAVERKKAGLKKARKAPQYSKR from the coding sequence GTGTCACAGACCACCAATGACGACGTCGAGACCGGCACGACGCCGTTCACCGACGAGAACAACCGCGAGATCGCCTATCGCGCTGACTCCACCGGAGCTGCTCCGAACGCCTCAACGTCGCGTTCGGCTGTCATCGCTCCCGGAATCGGCCTGGGTCGCCGCAAGGAAGCCGTCGCCCGCGTGCGACTGACTCCCGGCACCGGCAAGTACACCGTCAACGGCAAGACCCTTGAGGCGTACTTCCCCAACAAGCTGCACCAGCAGCTGATCAACGAGCCCTTCGTGGTGTCCGGCTCCGCCGACGCCTATGACGTCGTGGCCCGCATCGTTGGTGGCGGCATCTCCGGTCAGGCCGGCGCCCTGCGCCTGGGCATCGCCCGTGCGCTCAACCAGATCGACGAAGAGGTGAACCGTCCCGGGCTGAAGAAGGCCGGACTGCTCACCCGCGATTCGCGCGCCGTCGAGCGCAAGAAGGCCGGCCTGAAGAAGGCCCGCAAGGCCCCGCAGTACTCCAAGCGCTGA
- a CDS encoding ABC transporter ATP-binding protein, whose amino-acid sequence MAVPRGCMFGLVGPNGAGKTTTLSMATGLLRPDAGQVLVGDVDVWADPARAKALMGVLPDGLRLFDRLSGRELLKFVGQMRRMDEATITDRSNQLLSTLGLSEDANTMVADYSAGMTKKIGLACALIHRPRLLVLDEPFESVDPVSGETIREILHDFVAGGGTVVLSSHVMELVETLCDAVAVMAAGRLLAIGDTDDVRQGKPLQQRFLELVGAHHLEGGGLSWLGRSQSSN is encoded by the coding sequence ATGGCCGTGCCGCGGGGCTGCATGTTCGGACTCGTCGGCCCCAACGGTGCCGGCAAGACCACCACCCTGTCGATGGCCACCGGATTGCTGCGCCCCGACGCCGGGCAGGTGCTGGTGGGCGATGTCGACGTCTGGGCCGACCCGGCCCGCGCCAAGGCCCTGATGGGCGTGCTGCCCGACGGCCTGCGCCTGTTCGACCGCCTCAGCGGACGCGAGCTGCTCAAGTTCGTCGGCCAGATGCGCCGCATGGACGAGGCCACCATCACCGATCGCAGCAACCAACTCCTGTCGACCCTGGGCCTGTCCGAGGACGCCAACACGATGGTGGCCGACTATTCGGCCGGCATGACCAAGAAGATCGGCCTGGCCTGCGCGCTGATCCACCGCCCGCGCCTGCTGGTGCTCGACGAGCCCTTCGAATCAGTCGATCCGGTGTCGGGCGAGACCATCCGCGAGATCCTGCACGATTTCGTCGCCGGCGGCGGCACCGTCGTGCTGTCAAGCCATGTGATGGAACTGGTGGAGACACTGTGTGACGCCGTTGCGGTGATGGCGGCCGGACGCCTGCTGGCGATCGGCGACACCGACGACGTGCGCCAGGGCAAGCCCCTGCAGCAGCGCTTCCTCGAGCTCGTCGGGGCCCATCACCTCGAGGGAGGTGGCCTTTCATGGTTGGGACGCTCGCAAAGCTCCAACTGA
- the truA gene encoding tRNA pseudouridine(38-40) synthase TruA, translating to MGDRRFRLDLSYDGSHFHGWAMQPGQRTVEGELATWLTRIAGTAQPVRLVVAGRTDAGVHARGQVAHADLPATMDAAELKRRLLRALPPDIVVRRLTVAPPGFDARFAAIWRRYVYRLWDLSSHPDPLLRGMVTTKSLDLDPELMTAAGSRLLGLRDFAPFCRRREGATTIRTLLQCEAHRVADGCGTIELTVRADAFCHSMVRSLTGALVAVGSGTQSMDWLDEVAAGPTRAGSVTVMPARGLCLEQVAYAPDHELAQRARAAHARRSLPAGPETTGPVDSDDCGCGFEG from the coding sequence ATGGGTGATCGCCGCTTCCGCCTTGACCTCAGCTATGACGGCAGCCACTTCCATGGCTGGGCGATGCAGCCGGGCCAACGCACGGTGGAGGGTGAGCTGGCCACCTGGCTCACCCGCATCGCCGGCACCGCACAACCCGTCCGGCTCGTCGTGGCGGGGCGCACCGACGCCGGCGTCCACGCGCGCGGCCAGGTGGCCCACGCCGACCTGCCCGCCACGATGGACGCCGCGGAACTGAAGCGCCGACTCCTGCGGGCCCTGCCCCCCGACATCGTGGTGCGTCGCCTCACCGTGGCGCCGCCCGGTTTCGACGCCCGGTTCGCGGCGATCTGGCGGCGCTATGTCTACCGGCTGTGGGACCTCTCCTCGCATCCCGATCCCCTGCTGCGCGGCATGGTCACCACCAAGTCGCTGGACCTCGACCCGGAACTGATGACCGCCGCCGGGTCGCGGCTGCTGGGCCTGCGTGATTTCGCGCCGTTCTGCCGTCGCCGCGAGGGCGCCACCACCATCCGCACGCTGTTGCAGTGCGAGGCGCACCGGGTGGCGGACGGGTGCGGCACAATCGAGCTCACCGTGCGGGCCGACGCCTTCTGCCACTCCATGGTGCGTTCGCTGACCGGCGCGCTGGTGGCGGTCGGCTCCGGCACCCAATCCATGGACTGGCTCGACGAGGTGGCCGCCGGCCCAACGCGCGCCGGGTCGGTCACCGTCATGCCGGCCCGCGGCCTGTGCCTCGAGCAGGTCGCCTACGCCCCCGACCACGAACTGGCCCAGCGGGCACGGGCGGCGCATGCGCGACGCTCCCTGCCTGCTGGCCCGGAAACCACCGGCCCCGTCGACAGCGACGACTGCGGCTGCGGATTCGAGGGATGA